In Apium graveolens cultivar Ventura unplaced genomic scaffold, ASM990537v1 ctg6791, whole genome shotgun sequence, a single genomic region encodes these proteins:
- the LOC141703586 gene encoding F-box protein At3g07870-like has product MDLPEELIAEIISRTPVRTIVSCKSVCKRWCNIVSEPFFSRLHLSISSKMLLLHQGDAEDVDDDNDGDLAVVELDDQHHQHDIHHEPMMRFSPGLALGDYVGLIGSVNGLICLEDSYDDSAYVCNPITQEYIRLQDSEYTRVSYLKGYYGFGLVESNQQYKIVRFYKGRFPSTEYDLGSEVYTLGTGMWRDLGHVPFHLNEHDRGHYVSGRLHWLAGELICAFDLDRELFRPMEAPPRAPGNTDHFSILGVHNHFRNLGRDYGVEDSWSKKLIITPNPPLHEGINTDMVRLLKVLKDGNILMYCDQLQLFTYHPQHKTLRHHIFPEGEFLTFGAMTYVPGFISLERSFTLEGVKRWESPQVED; this is encoded by the exons ATGGACTTACCAGAAGAATTGATTGCTGAAATTATATCAAGAACTCCTGTGAGGACAATAGTGTCATGCAAAAGCGTGTGCAAAAGATGGTGTAATATAGTTTCAGAACCATTTTTTTCGCGTCTGCATCTCTCTATATCATCTAAAATGCTTTTACTTCATCAAGGAGACGCCGAGGACGTAGATGATGACAATGATGGTGACCTTGCAGTGGTTGAACTAGATGACCAACATCACCAACATGATATTCATCACGAGCCTATGATGAGATTTTCCCCGGGACTTGCCTTGGGAGACTATGTGGGGTTAATTGGATCAGTTAATGGGTTAATATGCTTAGAAGATAGTTATGATGATTCAGCATATGTATGCAATCCAATTACACAAGAGTACATACGCCTTCAAGATTCCGAGTACACCAGAGTATCATATTTAAAGGGATATTATGGCTTTGGACTTGTTGAATCGAACCAACAGTACAAGATTGTACGTTTTTATAAGGGTAGATTTCCTTCAACTGAATATGACCTAGGGAGCGAGGTTTATACGCTTGGAACCGGCATGTGGAGAGATCTAGGACATGTCCCCTTCCATCTGAATGAACATGATAGGGGTCACTATGTCAGTGGCCGCCTCCATTGGTTAGCTGGTGAACTAATATGTGCTTTCGATTTGGATAGAGAATTATTTCGTCCAATGGAAGCTCCTCCACGGGCTCCTGGGAATACAGATCATTTTAGCATCTTGGGAGTCCATAATCATTTTAGGAACTTGGGA AGAGATTATGGCGTGGAAGATAGTTGGAGTAAAAAACTCATCATCACTCCTAATCCTCCGTTACATGAAGGTATAAATACCGACATGGTTCGGCTTCTTAAAGTTCTCAAAGATGGGAACATCTTAATGTATTGTGACCAACTTCAATTGTTCACTTATCATCCTCAACATAAAACATTGCGACATCACATTTTCCCGGAGGGTGAGTTTCTCACATTTGGTGCGATGACTTATGTCCCCGGTTTTATCAGTCTAGAGAGGAGTTTCACCTTGGAGGGTGTCAAAAGATGGGAGTCTCCTCAAGTAGAAGACTGA